Within Diospyros lotus cultivar Yz01 chromosome 15, ASM1463336v1, whole genome shotgun sequence, the genomic segment TGATGGGATTAGAAAGGAGTTTCCTGATAAAAAAATACTAGCTATTCAAACCTCTCAAATTGTTTGGTATGCTGAGTTTGTCAACTTTATTGTAAGTAAAGTCCTTCCCCTTCATTTGAATgcttatcaaaagaataaattCTTGCACAATGTTAAGTATTACATTTGGGATGAACCTTGTTTAGAATTTGTAATGACCAAATgcttaggagatgtgtgcctagtAAAGAATGACATTTCATGCATTGTCATGTCTCGGAATATGGTGGTCATTTTTTAGGGAATAAGATTGCTGCAAAAGTCTTACAATTAGGCTTTTATTGGCTTACTCTTTTTAAGGATGCCTTTAACTTTGTTAAAAATTGTGACAGATGTCAGAGGGTAGGTAACATATCTAGCAGACATGAGATGCCACTGAACATAATGCTTGAAGTTAAACTTTTTGATGTTTGGGATATAAATTTCATGGGAccatttgtttcttcatttGGAAATAAATACATCGTGGTTGATGTGGACTATGtttccaaatgggtagaagtgGTATTGCCTAAGAATGATGCTAGAGGGGTAACCAGATTTTTGAAAAAGCACATCTTTACTAGGTTTAGCACTCCTAGGGCAATTATCAGTGATGGAGGttcacatttttgtaacaaacagtttgatgcTTTGCTTGCCAAATATGGGGTTACCCATAAAGAAGCCActgcttatcatccacagactagTAGACATGTCAAAATTTCTAATAGGGAGATTAAAAGAATATTGGAAAAGACAGTGATTGGGTTTAGGAAAGATTGGTCTCAAAAGCTTGATGATGCATTGTGGGCCTATAGAACTGCATTCAAATCTCCAATTGGAATGTCTCCTTATAAACTTGTATTTGGTAAAGTATGTCATTCGCTTGTTGAACTTGAACAACATACATATTGGGCTATCaagcatttaaattttaatatgcaAGCTACAGGTGAGAAGAGACTTTTGCAATTAAATGAGATTGATGAATTCAAGTTAGATGCATATGAGAATGCCAAATTATACAAAGAGAAAACTAAGATGTGGCATGACAAAAAGATATTGAATAGGGAATTTGAACTTGGACAATTGGTGTTAATTTTCAATTCTACGTTAAAACTTTTTCCTGGTAAATTGAAGTCTAGATGGTCAGGTCCATTTGAGGTTATTAATGTTTCTCCTTATGGAGCAATGGAAATTCGAGATTTAGGTACTAATATGACTTTCAAGGTTAATGGACAATGGTTGAAGCATTATTTTGGTGGACCTATTGATTGTCAAGTGTCCACAATCACACATTCCACTCCCCAGTAAAGGTGGTCAAGTCAAGCTAAGGACTCAGAATTAGAACTACCACTTCCCTTTTTTCTTAACTTTTTAGTTTTatgatttctttatttcttagCTTAATAAGTGGCAACTGGCCATATTAATACttgctatttttttcttttcaagtgcTGCTTTGTTTCTTGTGTTCTCTAGTGTTTGCAGGTTTCATGAATGGTGGTTGTGGGTCAAATTCAAGGTTGATATTCAGAAAGTTCAGCACCTATGCCTTTCTATGTACATCATTGTCTTCCCCTTTTAGCACGTGAGCCGCATATTTAGAATTCACAA encodes:
- the LOC127791565 gene encoding uncharacterized protein LOC127791565, which produces MPLNIMLEVKLFDVWDINFMGPFVSSFGNKYIVVDVDYVSKWVEVVLPKNDARGVTRFLKKHIFTRFSTPRAIISDGGSHFCNKQFDALLAKYGVTHKEATAYHPQTSRHVKISNREIKRILEKTVIGFRKDWSQKLDDALWAYRTAFKSPIGMSPYKLVFGKVCHSLVELEQHTYWAIKHLNFNMQATGEKRLLQLNEIDEFKLDAYENAKLYKEKTKMWHDKKILNREFELGQLVLIFNSTLKLFPGKLKSRWSGPFEVINVSPYGAMEIRDLGTNMTFKVNGQWLKHYFGGPIDCQVSTITHSTPQ